A single window of Alosa alosa isolate M-15738 ecotype Scorff River chromosome 11, AALO_Geno_1.1, whole genome shotgun sequence DNA harbors:
- the aagab gene encoding alpha- and gamma-adaptin-binding protein p34, with amino-acid sequence MSAEEDIVVEPMPCILVSSSDPTFKEEELIKQILGTSTLPEPSKQEDTVIWYPWTISNKYYTADVTLCVVPSTFQMCSEVAQSMQAFIVYFNSAVKDGLNSVSPWLPIVEDLAPEVLILACDHVSDDGVSRQEAQQWCLSHAFELVELSPQDLPDEDDDFPESTGVKRIIQALNANVWASAEMKDGEHNQGFGLLSSLVASRHNNPRPSQDTQSSGSPAEIVEEIIEEPRTVRSESSAVPGQVVDPMTDMDIQELANLTAGDADVENFERLFTKLKEMKDKASSLPHEQRKVHAEKVAKAFWMAIGGDQDEIDGLSSGEES; translated from the exons ATGTCAGCTGAAGAAGATATTGTTGTGGAACCTATGCCTTGCATTCTGGTTTCCAGTTCTGATCCGACGTTTAAAGAAGAAGAACTTATCAAAC AGATTCTTGGTACATCAACACTGCCTGAGCCCTCTAAGCAGGAGGACACAGTGATTTGGTACCCCTGGACAATCAGCAATAAGTACTACACAGCTGACGTGACCCTTTGTGTGGTGCCAAGCACGTTTCAGATGTGCTCAGAAGTTGCCCAGTCTATGCAGGCCTTTATTGTGTACTTCAACAGTGCAGTA AAAGATGGTCTCAACAGTGTGTCACCTTGGTTACCAATAGTTGAGGACCTGGCTCCTGAGGTGCTCATTCTGGCATGTGACCATGTGTCTGATGATG gtgttAGCAGACAGGAGGCTCAGCAGTGGTGCCTGTCCCATGCGTTTGAGCTGGTGGAGCTCAGCCCTCAGGATCTTCCAGATGAGGATG ACGACTTCCCTGAGTCCACGGGGGTGAAGAGGATCATCCAGGCCCTCAACGCCAACGTGTGGGCCAGCGCCGAGATGAAGGATGGAG AACACAATCAGGGCTTTGGTCTGTTGAGCAGCCTGGTGGCTTCCAGACATAACAACCCCCGGCCCAGCCAggacacacag TCGTCAGGTTCCCCAGCAGAGATTGTCGAGGAGATCATAGAGGAGCCGAGGACGGTCAGGAGTGAGTCCAGTGCCGTGCCGGGACAAGTTGTGG ATCCGATGACCGACATGGACATCCAAGAGCTGGCCAACCTCACAGCCGGGGATGCTGACGTGGAGAACTTTGAGCGTCTCTTCACCAAACTCAAAGAGATGAAAG aTAAAGCATCCTCGTTACCGCACGAGCAGAGAAAAGTCCATGCAGAAAAG GTAGCCAAAGCGTTCTGGATGGCGATTGGTGGAGACCAAGACGAGATTGACGGCCTGTCCTCGGGAGAAGAGAGCTAA